Proteins from a genomic interval of Diospyros lotus cultivar Yz01 chromosome 6, ASM1463336v1, whole genome shotgun sequence:
- the LOC127803186 gene encoding WAT1-related protein At3g28050-like: MDRGKYWYREVLPVTAMVTMECMNVGLNTLFKAATVRGMSHHVFVVYSYAVAALLLLPSPFFSSRSRTLPPVTLSVACKILLLGLIGSTSQVMGYTGINYSSPTLASAISNLVPAFTFILALMFRMEKLEPRSSTSRAKIIGTVVSISGAFVVTLYKGPAIAPPGLPPSVALHQPSLPPSKWVIGGLCLTTEYLLVPMWYIVQAQIMKEYPAELTVVFFYNLCVSILAAIVGVIAEPNTSAWRIRFDIALVSVLCSGIFGSFLNNAVHTWVLRVRGPVYVAMFKPLSIAIAVAMGVIFLGDTLYLGSMVGATIISVGFYTVMWGKAKEDMAEGCETADVESSPSSDERIPLLRSHKN; encoded by the exons ATGGACAGAGGAAAGTACTGGTACAGGGAGGTGCTGCCGGTGACGGCGATGGTGACAATGGAGTGCATGAACGTCGGCCTGAACACGCTGTTCAAAGCGGCCACCGTCAGGGGAATGAGCCACCACGTCTTCGTCGTCTACTCCTACGCAGTCGCcgctctcctcctcctcccttcccccttcttctcctccag ATCAAGGACGCTGCCTCCGGTCACCTTGTCCGTCGCATGCAAAATCCTCCTTCTTGGGCTCATCGG GTCCACGTCGCAGGTGATGGGATACACGGGAATCAACTACAGCTCGCCCACGCTGGCTTCAGCCATCAGCAACCTCGTCCCCGCTTTCACTTTCATCCTTGCACTCATGTTCAG GATGGAGAAGCTAGAGCCCAGAAGCTCAACCAGTCGAGCTAAAATCATAGGCACCGTAGTATCAATTTCAGGCGCATTTGTAGTCACTCTTTACAAAGGTCCGGCGATCGCACCGCCGGGTCTGCCGCCCTCTGTTGCACTTCATCAGCCCAGCTTGCCGCCGTCCAAATGGGTCATCGGCGGACTTTGCCTCACGACAGAGTATCTTCTGGTTCCAATGTGGTACATTGTTCAG GCACAGATCATGAAAGAGTACCCAGCTGAACTGACGGTGGTCTTCTTCTACAACCTGTGCGTTAGCATCCTAGCAGCAATCGTCGGCGTCATCGCGGAGCCGAATACCAGCGCTTGGAGAATCAGATTTGATATAGCATTGGTCTCTGTATTATGCTCG GGCATATTCGGGTCGTTCTTGAACAATGCCGTACACACATGGGTGCTGCGAGTGCGAGGGCCGGTCTATGTCGCCATGTTCAAGCCACTGTCCATCGCCATTGCAGTGGCTATGGGGGTCATCTTCCTGGGCGACACTCTGTATCTGGGAAG CATGGTTGGAGCGACGATAATATCTGTCGGGTTTTACACTGTAATGTGGGGGAAGGCGAAAGAAGACATGGCTGAGGGTTGTGAAACTGCCGATGTGGAATCGTCGCCCTCATCTGATGAAAGAATCCCTCTGCTGCGAAGCCACAAAAACTGA